DNA from Betaproteobacteria bacterium:
CTGGTACGCGGAGCTCGCGACGTTCTACGAAGCGAAGCGGGATTCCTTCCGGCGCTCGCTCGCCGGTTCGCGCTTCGATCTGCTGCCCTGCCGTGGCACCTACTTCCAGCTCGCGAGCTACCGGAGGATCTCGGAGGAGGGCGACCGCGCGCTCGCCGAGCGGCTGACGCGGGAGATCGGCGTCGCGTCGATCCCGGTCTCGGCATTCCATGCGAATGGCGAGGACCGCAAGGTGCTGCGTTTCTGCTTCGCCAAATCGGAGGAAACGCTGGCGCGTGCAGCCGAGCGGCTGCGCTCGCTGTAGGCGAACACAGCGCCAGCGTGGCGATCGAGCGGAGCGCAGGTCAGCGGATCAACGTCCTCCCGCGGCAATCAGATCTCTTCCGAATCCCACGGCGCATAGCTGCCGAACACGAGATCGCGGTAGGCGTGCCACGTCGCGTGACCGAGCAGCGGCAGGATCACCACGAGACCGAGCATGAGGGTGGCAAAGCCGATGGCGGTGAGCACGGCGATGATGGCCGCCCACAGCGCCATTGCGCCCGGATTGGCGATGACGGTCTTGATGCTCATCGCCACCGCGGTGCGCGTATCGGCGCGACCGTCGAAGATCATCGGCGCGGCAACGGCAGACAGCAGGAACGCGACGACCGCGAATACGGCACCAGTGGTCATATAGGTGAGGAAGAAGCTGCCGTACTTGCCATCGGAGATGACCTGGTACGCGCTTTCCGCCACCGACGGCAGATGACCGCCGAAGGCCTGCTGGAACAGCGCACTCGACAGCCATGCCCAGACGAGGGCCAGCGCCGCCAGCACCAGGCCGAGGCCGATGAGCGATCTGCCGTGCCGAATCGCGCCTTCGAGCGACGCGTCGAATGAGGCGCGCTCGCCGGCGTGGCGCAGGCGGGACAGCTCGTAGAACGCCGCGGCGAGCAGCGGCCCGACCAGCAGAAAGCCGGACACCGCAGCGGCCACCAGCGCGACGTGGGTGCTGCACAGCACTAGCACGACGTTGCCGAGCACGGCCAGGGTGAGCCCGTGGGCGAGGCTGGGGCCGGGATGGGCGCGCAGATCGTCCCAGCCGCGCTGCAACCAGACGAAGGGGCGCGAAGTCTCGACGTGCGCAACGTCGGGAAGTGCAGCCCGGGATTCGAAGCCCGAAATCGAGGTATCCATCCTGCTCCTCCTTGTCGATCGAATGAGAAAACGGCTGCGGAACACTGGAACCTGAAATCGTGCGCCGGTCGCAGCGGGGTTTCAAGCGATGTGCATGCTGCGCCGCGGCGCCGCGGGCAGGGGGTCGACCGGCTGACAAACCAAAGAAAACGGACCCGATCGCTCGGGTCCGCTCGAAGATGACGATTGCGTCGCGGTGGTCAGTTACGATTGTGGCTGGCTTCAGGGCGCCTTTGGTCCGCCAGACCTCGCCTGCATGCCGGGTGCAAAGAGGTCTCCGGCGTTAGGGATGCAGAACCCCGACGCCGACGAATAACCTCCCGCCCCGACGGCGGGCAGGGAAAACGTGATGTCGGTCGCTTTCTTGTCGCCATTCGGGTCGGTGTCCTTGTGCCCGTTCAGTATGGTGAGCTGCGGATG
Protein-coding regions in this window:
- a CDS encoding DUF2189 domain-containing protein, yielding MDTSISGFESRAALPDVAHVETSRPFVWLQRGWDDLRAHPGPSLAHGLTLAVLGNVVLVLCSTHVALVAAAVSGFLLVGPLLAAAFYELSRLRHAGERASFDASLEGAIRHGRSLIGLGLVLAALALVWAWLSSALFQQAFGGHLPSVAESAYQVISDGKYGSFFLTYMTTGAVFAVVAFLLSAVAAPMIFDGRADTRTAVAMSIKTVIANPGAMALWAAIIAVLTAIGFATLMLGLVVILPLLGHATWHAYRDLVFGSYAPWDSEEI